One stretch of Desulfobacterales bacterium DNA includes these proteins:
- a CDS encoding MlaD family protein, producing MAKFSIEAKVGVFVLIGILILGYMSMKIGQLAFQQNAGYDIQVQFISASGLKEDVSVEIAGVEIGRVSKISLDGNKALVTLTIRQDVKLTRDVTAAIRTKGILGDKYVELIPGSASAPPVQAGEKIVRTKAATDMDTLINTLGEVADDIKLITTAFTHVVGGDEGEASIRVIMDNLKELVITLNDTVRKNQADITKTVRNFSDFSGKLKDISDENTDDVHTIVANIRQASENIQTLIADLNQITSTINTGQGSIGKLIHKNETVDNLNTALVSLNHITEKINQGEGTLGKLVNDEETVDNLNATLSGLNDFMSKEKRFKTFLSYRGEYLFDSQDAKSYLSLRIQPREDKYYLLQVVDDPRGDTDITDITGTRNGTPFSEHIEETDKDELKFSAQIAKRYYDIAFRGGLFESTGGVGIDYYLFNDRLTFSFEAFDFDSEKNAHLKFKADFTPFQHIYLTAGFDDFISDEGDESLFIGAGIDFSDEDIKTLLLSVPLPTN from the coding sequence ATGGCCAAATTCAGCATAGAAGCAAAAGTCGGTGTTTTTGTTCTCATAGGCATCCTCATTCTTGGATATATGTCCATGAAAATCGGCCAACTGGCTTTTCAACAAAACGCCGGCTATGACATTCAGGTACAATTTATCTCCGCATCGGGTCTCAAGGAAGATGTGTCGGTTGAAATAGCGGGAGTGGAAATCGGCAGGGTCAGTAAAATCTCCCTTGACGGAAACAAAGCCCTTGTCACCCTGACGATTCGTCAGGATGTCAAACTGACCCGGGATGTGACAGCCGCCATCCGGACTAAAGGCATTCTGGGCGACAAATACGTTGAGCTGATTCCCGGCTCCGCTTCAGCGCCTCCGGTTCAGGCAGGTGAAAAAATTGTCCGGACAAAGGCGGCTACCGATATGGATACGCTGATCAATACCCTCGGGGAAGTCGCTGATGATATCAAACTGATCACCACGGCATTTACCCACGTGGTCGGGGGCGATGAAGGCGAAGCTTCCATTCGTGTAATTATGGACAACCTGAAAGAACTGGTGATTACGCTCAACGATACGGTCCGGAAAAACCAGGCGGACATCACAAAAACGGTTCGCAATTTTTCTGATTTTTCAGGCAAATTAAAAGACATCAGCGATGAGAATACCGACGACGTCCACACGATTGTGGCAAATATCCGCCAGGCCTCTGAAAACATCCAGACCCTTATAGCCGACTTAAACCAGATCACCTCAACCATAAATACCGGTCAGGGAAGTATCGGCAAACTGATTCATAAAAATGAAACCGTTGACAACTTGAATACCGCTCTTGTTTCTCTGAACCATATCACCGAAAAAATCAACCAGGGAGAAGGCACGCTTGGCAAGCTGGTCAACGATGAGGAGACGGTTGACAATTTGAACGCGACCTTATCGGGCTTGAACGATTTCATGTCCAAAGAAAAACGCTTCAAAACATTTCTCAGCTACAGGGGCGAATACCTGTTTGACAGCCAGGATGCAAAGTCCTATCTCTCACTTCGCATCCAGCCCAGAGAGGATAAGTATTACCTGCTTCAGGTGGTAGATGATCCCAGAGGCGATACGGATATCACGGATATTACGGGAACCCGGAACGGTACGCCGTTCAGCGAACATATCGAGGAAACGGATAAGGATGAACTGAAATTTTCAGCTCAGATTGCCAAGCGCTATTACGATATTGCCTTCAGAGGCGGTTTGTTTGAATCTACGGGAGGGGTCGGCATTGATTATTATCTGTTCAACGACCGGCTGACCTTCTCTTTTGAGGCCTTTGATTTTGATTCCGAAAAAAATGCCCATTTAAAATTCAAGGCTGATTTTACGCCGTTTCAACATATTTATCTGACAGCGGGCTTTGATGATTTTATCAGTGACGAGGGGGACGAATCCCTTTTTATCGGAGCCGGAATTGATTTTTCCGATGAAGATATAAAAACGCTGCTGCTCAGCGTTCCATTGCCAACCAATTAA
- a CDS encoding SH3 domain-containing protein, with product MRRRYFFNLKLVLIISCLLLMLSTTALAERLSVKEATANIRSGPGTTYDILWRVEKFYPLVILKKSGNWYLFSDFEGDEGWINEALVSSVASVIVKKDHCNVRSGAGTGSTVVFTVDKGVPFKVLQRKDSWLHIQHADGDQGWIHASLVW from the coding sequence ATGCGACGTCGTTATTTTTTCAACCTGAAACTGGTGCTGATAATCAGCTGCCTTTTGCTTATGCTGAGTACAACTGCACTGGCTGAGCGGCTCTCGGTTAAAGAGGCTACAGCGAATATCCGTTCAGGCCCGGGCACGACGTATGACATATTGTGGCGGGTTGAAAAATTTTATCCGCTTGTTATTTTGAAAAAAAGTGGTAATTGGTATTTGTTCAGCGATTTTGAAGGAGATGAAGGCTGGATCAATGAGGCGCTGGTTTCCAGCGTTGCGTCAGTAATTGTAAAAAAAGATCACTGTAATGTTCGGTCCGGGGCGGGAACCGGATCCACTGTCGTTTTTACTGTCGATAAAGGGGTCCCGTTCAAAGTGCTGCAACGCAAAGACAGTTGGCTTCATATCCAGCACGCTGACGGAGATCAGGGATGGATCCATGCGTCTCTGGTCTGGTAG
- a CDS encoding tetratricopeptide repeat protein, whose protein sequence is MARKTKISRKQLLKGPDEFLTFSSKLIRYAVEHKTAVLSVVIICICLLSVIVGYRHVTNRDENNAFALLQKATNRYQALVNEKGGPEAIADVAGDFQKIVDTYPGRYGGKFAKVALANINYNAGKIDEAAGLYRELLDQFSGISPSRELIISSLGYCSEAKGDLPAAITWFEMLANPDENSFMKNEALFHLGLLYEKTGKSDQSADAFKQIAAGAEGSLYFELAKEKANG, encoded by the coding sequence ATGGCCAGGAAAACAAAAATATCACGTAAACAATTATTAAAAGGACCCGATGAATTTCTGACGTTCTCCAGTAAATTGATTCGGTATGCAGTGGAACACAAAACAGCGGTTTTATCGGTGGTGATAATCTGCATCTGTTTGCTTTCGGTGATTGTCGGGTATCGGCACGTCACGAATAGGGATGAAAACAACGCCTTTGCATTGCTTCAAAAAGCCACGAACCGGTATCAAGCGCTGGTTAATGAGAAGGGGGGGCCGGAAGCGATAGCCGATGTGGCAGGTGATTTCCAGAAGATTGTTGATACCTATCCCGGTCGGTATGGTGGGAAATTTGCAAAAGTCGCACTGGCCAATATCAATTACAATGCCGGGAAGATCGATGAGGCTGCCGGCCTGTATCGGGAGCTGCTGGATCAGTTCTCCGGTATATCTCCTTCCCGGGAGCTGATTATCAGCAGTCTCGGCTATTGCAGTGAAGCGAAGGGGGATCTGCCTGCCGCGATTACCTGGTTTGAGATGCTTGCAAATCCGGATGAGAACTCTTTTATGAAAAATGAAGCCCTGTTTCATCTGGGACTTCTTTACGAGAAAACCGGAAAATCGGATCAGAGTGCGGATGCGTTCAAACAGATTGCCGCTGGTGCTGAAGGCTCATTATACTTTGAGCTGGCAAAAGAAAAAGCAAATGGATAG
- a CDS encoding type 4a pilus biogenesis protein PilO: MNSVNISSTVDPVFEKIGNLSRAQRILICVSVFVLLIGAFAYFSYLPKISQIKDMTEQYEQLGAKLSSSRIQAAQLERYREKREKAEDEFKIVLKKLPEKKDIPSLLASISQSGKESGLDFILFQPEAEQSREFYAEIPVSIQVEGNYHNVAQFFDNVSILSRIVNIKDIRMVFSPKEGKLLTSCKAVTYRFISDPVKDEKQPSNQKNK; encoded by the coding sequence ATGAACAGCGTGAATATCTCATCAACCGTTGATCCCGTATTTGAGAAAATCGGAAATCTTTCCAGAGCTCAGAGAATTCTGATATGCGTCAGTGTGTTCGTGCTGCTGATAGGTGCTTTTGCCTATTTTTCCTACCTGCCGAAGATAAGCCAGATTAAGGATATGACCGAGCAATATGAGCAGCTGGGAGCAAAGTTGTCTTCCTCCAGAATCCAGGCCGCACAACTTGAGCGTTATCGGGAAAAAAGGGAGAAAGCTGAAGACGAGTTTAAAATAGTGCTGAAAAAACTTCCGGAGAAGAAAGATATTCCCTCATTGCTTGCAAGCATTTCCCAGTCCGGAAAGGAGTCCGGGCTGGATTTTATATTGTTCCAGCCGGAAGCCGAACAGAGCAGGGAGTTTTATGCCGAAATTCCTGTTTCCATTCAGGTGGAAGGAAATTATCACAATGTGGCACAGTTTTTCGATAACGTGTCGATATTGTCCCGAATCGTCAATATTAAGGATATCAGGATGGTTTTTTCCCCAAAAGAGGGAAAGCTCCTTACGTCCTGTAAAGCGGTAACCTATCGATTTATCTCTGATCCGGTTAAGGATGAGAAACAACCTTCGAATCAAAAGAATAAATAG
- the pilM gene encoding type IV pilus assembly protein PilM, whose amino-acid sequence MILKEKNTLVGLDIGSRTIKAGEIAATHKGVSLKRFGMIDIAPGMIEEGAVKDCQGASQAIRKLFKDNHFKNKNVAISIGGTSVIVKKIVMSAMSEDQVQETIQFEAEQYIPFDIAEVNLDFEIIGPNEHNSNQMDVLLVAAKQEIIDGFVNLVQMADLIPCVVDVDAFALQNIFEFNYDVTEENIALIDIGFSKTSLNILKGNTSVFMRDVSLGCGQIDQQIVSLIDCSVETADKIKLGQESDKISGEQLTEIVGFIVSDWCLEIRRALDFFYSTYPEDQIHRIILSGGGGHIKEFRHLLAIETSAEVETINPFQQLAVDSGEYESSYLQQIAPQAAICLGLALRKVNDK is encoded by the coding sequence ATGATATTAAAAGAAAAAAACACACTGGTTGGGCTTGATATCGGTTCCAGAACAATTAAGGCTGGAGAGATAGCGGCTACCCATAAAGGGGTGAGCCTGAAACGATTCGGAATGATCGATATCGCTCCGGGCATGATTGAAGAGGGAGCTGTCAAGGACTGTCAGGGGGCCTCTCAGGCTATCCGGAAACTGTTTAAGGACAATCACTTTAAAAATAAGAATGTGGCAATTTCGATCGGCGGGACTTCCGTTATTGTGAAAAAGATTGTCATGTCCGCCATGAGCGAAGACCAGGTACAGGAAACCATTCAGTTTGAAGCCGAACAATACATTCCGTTTGATATAGCCGAGGTAAATCTGGATTTTGAAATCATTGGTCCCAATGAGCATAATTCCAACCAGATGGATGTCCTTCTGGTTGCCGCCAAGCAGGAAATAATTGACGGGTTTGTCAATCTGGTTCAAATGGCTGATCTTATTCCCTGCGTCGTTGATGTGGATGCATTTGCCCTCCAGAATATATTTGAATTCAATTATGATGTGACAGAGGAAAACATCGCACTGATCGACATCGGGTTCAGCAAGACATCGTTAAATATATTAAAAGGCAATACATCGGTATTCATGAGAGATGTATCGCTTGGGTGTGGTCAGATTGATCAGCAGATCGTTTCGTTGATTGATTGCTCGGTTGAAACCGCGGATAAAATTAAACTCGGTCAGGAATCGGACAAGATATCCGGAGAGCAGTTGACGGAGATTGTGGGATTCATTGTATCGGATTGGTGTCTGGAAATCAGGAGAGCGTTGGACTTTTTTTATTCAACCTATCCGGAGGATCAAATTCACAGGATCATACTCAGTGGGGGGGGCGGGCATATCAAGGAATTCCGTCACCTTCTGGCAATTGAAACATCGGCGGAAGTTGAAACCATCAATCCCTTTCAACAACTTGCTGTTGACAGCGGCGAGTATGAATCATCCTATCTCCAGCAAATTGCACCCCAGGCGGCTATATGCTTAGGGCTGGCTTTGAGAAAAGTAAATGACAAATGA
- a CDS encoding sigma-54 dependent transcriptional regulator: protein METILIVDDEKNYPLILSAVLGEEGFETLTANNAFDALDILNVSDVDLVLTDMKMPSMDGIEMLDKIKSKRPDIPVIMMTAYGTVEKAVEAMQKGAFSYITKPFDNDKLVAYVNKALDMSRVVKENTRLRDAVESRYSFGNILGKSRSMQDVFETIRKVANSTATILIEGENGTGKELVAKSLHFNSPRRDKPFIAINCTALAENLLESELFGHEKGSFTGAASMKKGRFELADGGTLFLDEIGELSQLLQVKLLRVLQEKVFERVGGIKTISVDIRIIAATNKTLKQEVEQGHFREDLFYRLNVLHIALPPLRERPEDLHLLTRHFMNKYSDERQSDIPVTGIDQEVERLFHDFNWPGNIRQLENVIERAMILCPGGLIKVSDLPRNFKKTAYNVLHIEDVPADAKLYDTLAMVEKKMIERAMKLSDNVQAHAAQLLGIGKSGLNQKIKKYHLDFGSKF from the coding sequence ATGGAGACAATTCTTATTGTCGATGATGAAAAAAATTATCCGCTGATTTTAAGCGCTGTTCTTGGAGAAGAAGGGTTTGAAACATTAACGGCCAACAATGCCTTCGATGCGCTGGACATTCTGAATGTTTCCGATGTGGATCTGGTGCTGACAGACATGAAAATGCCTTCGATGGACGGCATTGAAATGCTTGATAAAATTAAAAGCAAACGGCCTGACATTCCCGTAATCATGATGACCGCATACGGTACGGTTGAAAAAGCCGTTGAAGCCATGCAAAAAGGGGCGTTCAGTTATATCACCAAGCCGTTTGACAATGACAAGCTGGTCGCTTATGTGAACAAAGCACTTGACATGTCCCGCGTCGTCAAGGAGAACACCCGGCTTCGCGATGCCGTCGAATCCCGATACAGCTTCGGCAACATCCTTGGCAAAAGCCGTTCGATGCAGGATGTCTTTGAAACGATTCGCAAGGTGGCAAACTCTACGGCAACCATACTGATCGAAGGGGAAAACGGAACGGGAAAAGAACTCGTCGCCAAATCCCTTCATTTTAACAGTCCCCGACGGGACAAACCTTTCATTGCCATCAACTGCACCGCCTTGGCTGAAAATCTTCTGGAAAGCGAACTTTTCGGCCATGAAAAAGGCTCATTTACCGGCGCGGCTTCCATGAAAAAAGGCCGATTTGAGCTGGCAGACGGGGGCACGCTGTTTCTGGATGAAATAGGAGAGCTTTCTCAACTGCTCCAGGTCAAACTGCTGCGGGTACTTCAGGAAAAAGTCTTTGAAAGAGTCGGCGGCATCAAAACGATCTCTGTGGATATCCGGATTATTGCCGCAACCAATAAAACATTAAAGCAGGAAGTGGAGCAGGGGCATTTCAGAGAGGACCTTTTTTATCGGCTGAATGTGCTCCATATTGCATTACCGCCTTTGCGGGAACGTCCCGAAGATCTTCACCTGTTGACCCGGCACTTCATGAATAAATATTCTGATGAACGGCAATCCGACATTCCCGTTACCGGCATTGATCAGGAAGTTGAACGGCTGTTTCATGACTTCAACTGGCCCGGTAATATCCGCCAGCTTGAAAATGTGATTGAACGAGCCATGATTCTATGCCCGGGCGGGCTGATCAAAGTTTCCGACCTGCCCAGAAATTTCAAGAAAACCGCCTACAACGTGCTTCATATCGAAGACGTCCCGGCTGATGCAAAATTATATGATACACTCGCCATGGTGGAAAAAAAAATGATCGAGCGGGCCATGAAACTCTCAGATAATGTACAGGCACATGCCGCACAACTGCTGGGGATCGGGAAAAGCGGACTGAATCAGAAAATCAAAAAATATCATCTGGACTTTGGTTCAAAATTTTAA
- a CDS encoding ATP-binding protein → MNSHVTEEKVKPFRLVKYFTFTSLIVIFIGTMVLAVLNSHWARTMQRKTSEDYALLLAENLNHQVFLQFVIPVALRYGKIQLRNPDQFERMDKVVKNTLHSFKIDMVKIYDMNNIISYSIDKTLVGKENLGGTGYSQAIGGKCSSELIQRGNFMQILMGFPEESKLITSVPFRAEKPLSRASGPVLGVIEIIQNLSDDYKVISGYQILVIKTYALVMGLIFLVLLFIVKRGEGIIEKRALEQMELKEQLSLAKHLSSLGEMIAGISHEIRNPLGIIKSSAELLKKKMADVDPSNAIPDIIVEESMRLNHIITDFLDCAKPKKPNLLPCRIIDVLEKNITFLSTHMQQQGYSIIKNLQDDVPEISADPGMLYQAFLNILINSMQAMPDGGKIHIDISASASDVIIAFKDEGAGIPQDVLENVWNPFFTTKENGTGLGLGIVRNIIESHGGTIRIENRPVWGAQVTVWLPVLKET, encoded by the coding sequence TTGAACTCACACGTTACAGAAGAAAAAGTCAAACCGTTCAGACTGGTTAAATACTTCACCTTTACGAGTCTTATTGTTATCTTTATTGGCACGATGGTGCTGGCTGTTTTAAATTCTCACTGGGCGCGAACCATGCAGCGCAAAACCAGTGAAGATTACGCCCTGCTGCTTGCCGAAAATTTAAATCATCAGGTATTTCTGCAATTCGTTATCCCTGTGGCCCTCAGATACGGTAAAATCCAGCTCAGAAACCCGGATCAATTTGAACGAATGGACAAGGTGGTCAAAAACACCCTTCACAGCTTCAAGATCGACATGGTCAAAATCTACGATATGAATAATATCATTTCATATAGTATCGACAAAACCCTGGTCGGCAAGGAAAATCTTGGCGGAACCGGATATTCTCAAGCGATTGGCGGGAAATGCTCCTCCGAATTGATTCAACGGGGCAACTTTATGCAAATTCTGATGGGATTTCCTGAAGAAAGCAAACTGATCACGTCCGTTCCCTTTCGAGCCGAAAAACCCCTTTCAAGAGCATCCGGACCTGTCTTGGGGGTCATCGAAATCATTCAGAATTTATCTGATGACTACAAAGTCATCTCCGGATACCAGATTCTGGTGATCAAAACCTATGCACTGGTGATGGGCCTTATTTTTCTGGTACTGCTGTTTATTGTCAAGCGCGGTGAAGGCATCATCGAAAAACGGGCTCTGGAGCAGATGGAACTCAAAGAACAGCTCAGTCTGGCAAAGCACCTGTCTTCCCTGGGAGAAATGATCGCCGGAATTTCCCATGAAATCCGCAACCCGCTAGGCATTATCAAAAGTTCGGCCGAACTGCTGAAAAAAAAGATGGCCGACGTTGATCCATCAAACGCCATCCCGGATATCATTGTTGAAGAATCCATGCGGCTGAATCATATCATCACGGATTTTCTGGATTGTGCGAAACCGAAAAAACCGAATCTGCTTCCCTGCCGGATCATTGACGTCCTGGAAAAAAATATCACCTTCTTATCGACGCATATGCAGCAGCAGGGCTATTCGATCATAAAAAACCTCCAGGATGATGTTCCGGAAATCTCTGCGGACCCGGGCATGCTTTATCAGGCATTTCTGAACATTCTCATCAATTCAATGCAAGCCATGCCCGATGGGGGAAAAATACACATCGATATCAGCGCTTCGGCATCGGATGTTATCATTGCCTTTAAAGATGAAGGCGCCGGCATCCCTCAGGATGTTCTTGAAAACGTCTGGAACCCGTTTTTTACCACCAAGGAAAACGGAACCGGCCTTGGCCTGGGTATTGTCAGAAACATTATCGAATCCCATGGCGGCACGATCCGGATTGAGAACCGGCCGGTCTGGGGTGCACAGGTAACGGTCTGGCTCCCTGTCCTGAAGGAGACATAA
- a CDS encoding metallophosphoesterase family protein, with amino-acid sequence MEKIFVIGDIHGCFQKLCTLMDRIDYDGEQDTLVFLGDYIDRGYESYDVVQYLAGLSARRQRIVFLKGNHEQMLENYLAGTMRFVYIVNGGAQTLENYQAHRAGSLSPLIPDSHLKFFSGLLLYYETDDYVFVHAGLRDNVPLRRQRPEDLLWIRDLFIRSDHDFGKRIIFGHTPFAEPLVLPNKIGIDTGAVYGNKLTCLELPACKFYFS; translated from the coding sequence ATGGAAAAGATTTTTGTCATTGGTGATATCCATGGCTGCTTTCAAAAGCTGTGCACGCTCATGGATCGGATTGATTATGATGGCGAACAGGATACGCTCGTGTTTCTGGGGGATTATATTGACCGGGGATATGAATCGTATGACGTGGTCCAGTATCTGGCGGGGTTGAGTGCCCGGCGGCAACGAATTGTTTTTTTGAAGGGCAATCATGAACAGATGCTTGAAAATTATCTGGCCGGGACCATGCGGTTCGTTTATATAGTCAATGGGGGGGCTCAGACGCTGGAGAATTATCAGGCGCATCGTGCCGGGTCGCTTTCCCCCCTGATACCCGATAGCCATCTGAAATTTTTTTCCGGATTGCTTCTGTACTATGAAACCGATGATTATGTATTTGTGCACGCCGGGTTACGCGATAATGTGCCGTTAAGACGACAGCGGCCTGAAGATCTTCTCTGGATTCGCGATTTGTTTATCAGATCCGATCATGATTTTGGTAAGCGGATTATTTTTGGCCACACGCCATTTGCCGAACCGTTGGTGCTTCCGAATAAAATCGGAATCGATACGGGCGCAGTATATGGTAATAAACTCACCTGTCTGGAATTGCCGGCCTGTAAATTTTATTTTTCCTGA
- a CDS encoding ABC transporter permease: MIRFLELAGKPIIAICEEFGRIVLLLFSAIGWLLRPPLRLRVIIKQMEFVGVNSLSIVMITGAFSGMVFALQSYYGFRMFGGEGLVGVTVALAMTRELGPVFTALMVTGRAGSAMAAELGTMRVTEQIDALYTMSVNPVQYLVLPRILAGTLMLPVLTIICDFIGIAGAYFVGISLLKINSGIFMSRIYELVEMEDILNGLIKSAVFGLILSLVGCYKGFYTKGGAEGVGKSTTESVVYASVAILISDYFLTAVMFR, translated from the coding sequence ATGATACGCTTCCTGGAACTTGCCGGAAAACCGATTATTGCCATATGTGAAGAATTCGGAAGAATTGTTCTACTGTTATTTTCTGCCATTGGTTGGTTGCTGCGTCCGCCACTGCGCCTTCGGGTCATTATAAAACAAATGGAATTTGTGGGCGTAAACTCATTGTCCATCGTCATGATCACCGGCGCGTTTTCAGGGATGGTATTCGCGCTTCAATCCTATTACGGATTCAGGATGTTTGGCGGAGAGGGCCTTGTGGGAGTTACGGTCGCGCTGGCCATGACCCGAGAACTCGGCCCTGTGTTTACCGCACTGATGGTAACAGGCCGCGCCGGATCAGCCATGGCTGCCGAACTTGGCACCATGCGGGTCACTGAACAAATCGATGCCTTGTATACCATGTCGGTCAATCCGGTGCAGTATCTGGTTCTACCCCGAATACTCGCAGGCACCCTCATGCTTCCGGTACTTACCATCATCTGTGATTTTATCGGGATTGCCGGTGCATATTTTGTAGGGATAAGTTTACTCAAAATCAACTCCGGAATATTCATGTCCAGAATCTATGAACTCGTAGAAATGGAGGACATCCTCAATGGACTGATCAAATCGGCTGTTTTTGGATTGATTCTGTCTCTGGTAGGGTGTTACAAAGGATTTTATACAAAAGGCGGGGCAGAAGGTGTGGGCAAATCCACCACTGAATCCGTCGTATACGCTTCGGTTGCTATTTTAATCAGCGATTATTTTCTTACAGCGGTCATGTTCAGATGA
- a CDS encoding MBL fold metallo-hydrolase, with product MITQLLKNIKWLGHSGFRIRSGQTVIVIDPYKVTDIVPADIILITHPHFDHCSIDDIRRIQKPSSVIVTESDSAEKLSGDIRIVAPGDKLSVYGIQIEAVRAYNVNKNFHHKGKNWLGFIITVDTIRIYHAGDTDLIPEMETFSADIAMLPVSGTYVMNVEAAVEAVKLIQPTVAIPMHYDLIIGSTRDAIEFKKALEGLCDVVIFST from the coding sequence ATGATAACGCAACTGCTGAAAAACATTAAGTGGCTCGGGCACTCCGGGTTTCGGATCCGGTCCGGTCAAACGGTGATCGTGATTGATCCCTATAAAGTCACGGACATTGTGCCTGCGGACATTATATTGATTACCCATCCGCATTTTGATCATTGTTCCATAGATGATATCCGCCGGATTCAAAAGCCCTCGTCGGTTATTGTAACCGAATCCGACTCGGCAGAAAAACTTTCGGGCGATATCCGTATCGTAGCGCCCGGGGACAAGTTGTCGGTTTACGGGATACAAATTGAAGCGGTCCGTGCCTATAATGTGAATAAAAATTTCCATCATAAGGGGAAAAACTGGCTGGGTTTTATCATCACGGTGGACACGATTCGAATTTACCATGCCGGAGATACGGATCTGATTCCGGAAATGGAGACGTTTTCGGCTGACATCGCCATGCTCCCTGTATCCGGCACCTATGTTATGAATGTTGAAGCCGCCGTTGAAGCGGTGAAACTGATTCAGCCCACGGTGGCGATTCCCATGCACTATGACCTGATCATCGGATCAACCCGGGATGCAATCGAGTTTAAAAAAGCTTTGGAGGGATTATGCGACGTCGTTATTTTTTCAACCTGA
- a CDS encoding PilN domain-containing protein → MIRINLLPYRTARKKENVRRQVSIFFLMLILVSIVCVYAHTYLNGKLSELTIKVEDTKKQIAQYEQKVKEINKIKKELDVLSKKMEIISQLDSSRKVPVKLLDAMTRLIVQKRMWFESLSATDNEVSIAGIALDNKTVADFMTRLENSTLFPCVNLRTLKQTTINNMKLKHFDISCKMKG, encoded by the coding sequence ATGATACGAATTAATCTGCTGCCATATCGAACCGCTCGAAAGAAAGAAAATGTCAGACGTCAGGTGTCCATTTTTTTTCTGATGTTAATTCTGGTTTCCATCGTTTGTGTCTATGCCCATACATATTTGAATGGCAAATTGTCCGAGTTGACAATAAAGGTTGAAGATACCAAAAAACAAATCGCTCAATATGAGCAAAAAGTCAAAGAGATCAACAAGATAAAAAAAGAACTCGACGTATTGTCAAAAAAAATGGAGATTATCAGCCAGCTGGATTCCAGCCGTAAAGTGCCGGTGAAACTCCTCGATGCCATGACCCGGCTCATTGTCCAGAAAAGGATGTGGTTTGAGAGCCTGAGTGCAACAGACAATGAAGTTTCCATTGCCGGGATTGCGCTGGATAATAAAACAGTTGCCGACTTCATGACCCGGCTGGAAAATTCAACCCTGTTTCCCTGCGTCAATTTAAGGACCCTGAAACAGACGACTATCAATAATATGAAACTGAAACACTTCGATATTTCATGCAAAATGAAGGGCTGA
- a CDS encoding ABC transporter ATP-binding protein has translation MIKLIKISKSFKGQKVLDDLDLTIEAEKITVIIGQSGGGKSVLLKHIIGLIRPDTGQILVDGTDIGAASEKQLNNIRKQFGMLFQDAALFDSMTVGENIAFPLKEHTRLTEKKIMEIVESKLALVGLKNISHKMPSELSGGMRKRVGLARAIALDPKIILFDEPTTGLDPLMCNAINNLIVEAQRNTKATCVVISHDIESTFRIAHKIAMLYHGKIIESGTPDEIRRSNHPVVQEFIGSWKNKAQQ, from the coding sequence ATGATCAAGCTAATCAAAATCAGCAAATCCTTCAAAGGCCAAAAGGTACTGGACGATCTTGATCTGACCATAGAGGCGGAAAAAATCACCGTTATCATCGGTCAAAGCGGGGGGGGAAAAAGTGTATTGCTCAAGCACATCATCGGATTGATTCGCCCTGATACCGGTCAGATACTCGTTGATGGCACAGACATCGGAGCCGCCAGCGAAAAGCAGCTCAACAACATACGCAAACAATTCGGCATGCTGTTTCAGGATGCCGCATTATTTGATTCAATGACGGTGGGAGAGAATATTGCCTTTCCCCTTAAAGAGCATACACGGTTAACTGAAAAAAAAATCATGGAAATTGTAGAATCCAAACTGGCCCTGGTCGGATTGAAAAATATATCCCATAAAATGCCTTCCGAACTTTCAGGGGGCATGCGCAAACGTGTTGGCCTGGCAAGGGCCATTGCACTGGATCCTAAAATCATCCTGTTTGATGAGCCTACCACCGGGCTGGATCCGCTGATGTGCAATGCGATCAACAATCTGATTGTAGAAGCCCAGCGAAATACGAAAGCGACCTGTGTCGTGATCAGCCATGACATTGAATCTACATTCAGGATTGCTCATAAAATCGCAATGTTGTATCATGGGAAAATTATTGAATCCGGCACCCCGGATGAAATACGCCGATCGAACCATCCCGTAGTACAGGAATTTATCGGTTCATGGAAAAATAAAGCACAACAATGA